Proteins from a genomic interval of Phyllopteryx taeniolatus isolate TA_2022b chromosome 3, UOR_Ptae_1.2, whole genome shotgun sequence:
- the selenom gene encoding selenoprotein M yields the protein MWLLLLFSLLSCASSYDVDVNKMAGLARARVETCGGUQLNRLREVKAFVVQDIPLYHNLVMKHIPGADPELVLLNHYYEELDRIALSDMTRSEINELLGKLGFYKKAQAEEQVPEEFRFSPAKDSPFESEPAYKTASVVTHNTSTPEPEPKHSDL from the exons AtgtggctgctgctgctgttcagTCTGCTTTCCTGTGCGTCCTCCTACGACGTGGACGTCAACAAGATGGCCGGATTGGCCCGAGCAAGGGTGGAG ACATGTGGTGGATGACAGTTGAATAGACTTAGAGAG GTCAAAGCCTTTGTGGTCCAGGACATTCCTCTTTA CCATAACCTGGTGATGAAGCACATTCCTGGGGCCGACCCTGAGCTTGTCCTCCTGAACCATTACTATGAGGAGCTGGAT CGGATCGCCTTGTCTGACATGACTCGCTCGGAAATCAACGAGCTTCTGGGCAAACTGGGCTTCTACAAGAAGGCTCAAGCTGAGGAGCAAGTGCCAGAAGAGTTCCGTTTCTCCCCCGCCAAAGACAGCCCGTTTGAAAGTGAACCAGCCTACAAGACTGCCTCTGTGGTCACTCACAACACCTCCACCCCCGAGCCCGAACCAAAGCACTCTGACCTCTAA